The Streptomyces sp. 11x1 genomic sequence ACCCGGGGGTGCTTCCTTGGCCGCGGTTTTCGACTTCGCAAGATGGGTGGCGTCGCAGCGGCCAGTGGGATCGCCGCTGCTGCTTCTGCCCGCGTACGCGCAGATCGAGCAGCGACGTCGATCCCGGGCTGAACCGTTGTGGCGTCAGCAGTGGGCACAGGACTCGACGCTCGGCTACACACTGAGCGCCTTTTACGAGTGGTTCCGCAAGATTCCCGCTGAACTGTGTTCGGTCGCCGATCTGAACTGTCTCGCATATGCGTTGTGGGCAGGGAGCCAGTATCTGGAGGCGGCCGAAGTGTTCGCAGCGATGGGTCCGTACGCGGCTCGGGAGCCGTGGGTCTCAGTACACGAGGGTGTCACCGGTCCGGACCCGGGAGAGGCTCTGCTGCTCCGAGCACGTGCCGAGTCCTTCTCTTACGCCCGCTCTCACGGGCAGCGTGCCGGACCGCATCCCTGATGGGTGCCCGTCCAACCCGGATTGGCATGAACCTGCCCTGCCTTGTTTTTACTGAGTTTATGGAGGTGGTCCTGTGTCTCGTGTGGGCGCCAGTCATCGCGCGTCGTTTCGTAAGTCCGACGACGCGTACTTGCGGGAGCTTGGCTACGAGCCGGTACTGACCCGGCGGATGGGTCCGTTCGGGAATTTCGCGATCTCGTTCAGCGTCATCAGCGTTCTGTCCGGCTGCATGACCCTGTACGGATTCGGCCTGAACACCGGCGGTCCGTCGGTGATGTTGTGGGGCTGGGTCGTGGTGGGCGCGATGGTGATGTTCATCGGTGCCGCGCTGGCCGAGGTGACCTCGGCCTATCCGACCTCGGGGGCCTTGTACTACCAGGCGGAGCAGCTCGGCGGGCGGAAGTGGGGCTGGTACACGGGCTGGCTGAACCTGCTGGGCCTGCTCGGGGCGATCGCCGGCATCGACTATGGGGCCGCGCTGTTCGCGGGCGCCCTGTTCAACCTGCAGTGGGGATTCGTGCCAACGCCGGGCAAGATCATGGTGATCTTCCTGTGCATCCTTGCTCTGCACCTGGCCCTGAACCTGCTCGGGGTCCGGCTGGTCAGCATCCTCAACAGCATCAGCGTCTGGTGGCACCTCGGCGGCGTCACTGTGATCGTCGGCGCTCTGGCGATTGTCCCCTCCCACCACCAGTCCTCGGACTTCGTGTTCGGCGAGTTCGTCAACAACACCGGCTGGAGCCCCCTCTACGCGGCGGTGCTCGGTCTGCTGCTGGCCCAGTACACGTTCTGCGGTTACGACGCTTCCGCGCACCTGTCGGAGGAGACCACCGACGCCCAGGTGTCCGCGTCCCGCGGGATTATCCATGCGATCGGCTGGTCGTGGCTGGCCGGGTTCGTCCTGCTGGCCGGGCTCACGTTCGCGATCCAGGACTACGCGGGCACCGTGGGCACGGCGACGGGGGTGCCACCGGCCCAGATCTTCCTGGATGCCCTGGGCGTGGCGGGGGCGAAGGCACTGCTCCTGGTGGTGATCATCGCGCAGTTGTGCTGTGGCAATGCCGAGACCGCCGCGGCCAGCCGGATGGTGTTCGCGTTCTCGCGTGACGGGGCGCTGCCGGGCTCGCACCTGTGGCGGCAGGTCGATCGCCGTACCGGCACTCCGCGTATGGCCGTGCTGCTGGCGGTCGTGTGCGCCGCCGTGCTGGCCCTGCCGAGCCTGTACAGCCCGGTCGCGTACGCGGCGATCACCAGTATCAACGTGGTCGGCATCACCCCGGCGTACGCGATCCCGATCTACCTGCGCGTCAAGAACCGAGATCGTTTCCGGCCCGGCCCTTGGAACCTCGGCAACTGGGGCGTGGCCGTCGGCACGATCGCCGTTGTCTGGGTGGTGTTCGTGACGGTGCTGTTCTGTCTGCCGCAGACGCGCCCCGCCGACGGCGGCCTGGTGTCCGTGGAGACCTTCAACTACGCGCCGATCGCTCTGCTCGTCGTCCTCGCGCTGGCATGGGCGTGGTGGCGGAAGCAGGGCAGCTCGTACGAAGTGCCGGCCCAGAACTTCGACCGCTCGGCGGCCACGTACGAAAACGAGGTCGTCTGATGACGAGAACCACGAGCGGCAACGGCACCGTGGCACGCCTGGCTGCCGCGTCCGTCCCCGAGCACGGCGAGCGCTCCGAGAAAGCCTTCGCCCTGTCCGACCTGCGGAACCTCGTCAAGTCGGGCGCCATCGACACGGTGCTGCTCGCCGTCCCCGATCTACAGGGAAGGTTGAAGGGCAAGCGGTACGACGCCGGTCACTTCCTCCAGCGCGTCGCGCATCACGGCGCCGAGGTGTGCGCCTACATCCTGGCGACCGACGTCGACATGAGCCCGGCGGACGGCTTTGAACTGACCTCGTGGGAGACCGGCTATCAGGACCTGACGGTGCGGCCGGACCTGGCGACCCTGCGTATCGTGCCGTGGATGCCGCGCACCGTCGTCGTGCTCGGCCACGCCGTACACGAGTGCGGCACCCCCATCGGTATCGCGCCCCGCCAGATCCTGCAGCATCAGCTGACTCGGTTGGCCCGGCACGGCCTGCACGCCAAGACGGGGATCGAGACCGAGTTCGTCCTCTACAAGGGCACCTACATGGATGCTGAGCAGGCCGGATACCAAGCCCTGCAGCCCCTATCGACGGAGAACTTGGACTACTCCCTCGACCACGATCCAGTCTCCGACCGGTTCTTCCGCCGCCTGCACCGCGCGCTCGCCGGGGCTGGCATGCCCGTCGAGGCGATCAAAACCGAGGCGGGCCCCGGCCAGGTCGAGGTGACCTTCCCCTACGGGCCCGCACTGGCTGCCTGCGACCAGCACCTGCTGTTCAAGCACGCCGTACGAGCCCTGGGCCAACGGGCCCGACTGACACCGACGTTCATGGCCGCCCCCGAGACCGGCCGGGCCAACGGCATGCATCTGCATGTGTCGCTGTGGTCGAAGAACCTCAGCCAACTCCACGCCCCTGATGATGAGTTCGAGCCTTCCCCGACCGGAAGGTACGCGATCGCCGGCCTGCTCGCCGGCCTGCCGGAGCTGGGCCCGTTCTACGCGCCGAACGTCAACTCCTACAAGCGGTTCACACCTGGCTCGTTCGCCCCGACCACTGTCAGCTGGGGACGGGACAACCGTACGTGTGCCGTCCGCGTCGTCGGCCGCGGTGAAGGACTCCATCTGGAGATCCGGGTACCGGGCGCCGACGCCAACCCGTACCTGGCCCTGTCCGCGGTCCTGGCGGCCATGGACCACGGCATCGAACGCCGGCTGCCCCTCGAAGCAGAAGAGATGGGCAACGCCTACCGCACAGGCGGCGCCCCTCTGCCCGCCACGCTCACCGATGCCCTGTCGTCCTTCGAGAACAGTGCCTTCGCGCGTGCGGCGTTCGGCGATGACGTCATAGAGCATCGCGCCCGGCTCGCCCGCCTGGAACTCGACCACGACCTGCGGACGGTCACCGATGCCGAGCGGCGGCGATGGCTGACCCGCGCCTGACAAGCCCGCCCCGTCTCCCAGAAAGGATCTACAGCTGTGAACGCCCGACCGACCCGCCCGCCGGCGACGCTTCCGCTGACACCCGCACAGCTTCGGATTGTCCGGAAGGTCGCGGACGGCGAGAGCACCAACGCGATCGCCTCCGAGCTGTCCATCAGCGTCGGCACGATCAACGTGCAGCTGAAGCACTGCGGACAGAAGCTTGGCGTGAGAGGCAGGGCTGCCGTCGTCCACGCCTGCTTCGTCACCGGGCAACTCCAGCGTCCCGAGACGGCCGCCTCCCCGGAGGTCTTCTCGGAAACGGAGATCGAGACGTGGCGGATGGTCGCGATCGGTGCGACGTCACAGGAGTTCGCGGACCGGGCCCGCATCAGCCGTGACAGCGCGCTGGCGCGGGCCAGGGCCCTGCGGGAGCGCGTCAAGGCCGAGAACGACCCGCACCTCGTGACGCTCGGCTGGAGCTGTGAGGTGCTCGATGAGTCCCTGACCGAGATGGCCTCCGGGACCGTCCTCCGCGTTCCCACCCCCAGATGACCAGCTCAGGCCGCACTGTCAGTGCCCCCTGGCAAGCTACCCACCCACAACAGGACACTGAGTGCATCCGACCCGTCACCCATCGTTTCGCGGTCGGAGGGCTCGGCGAGCGGAAGGGCGCACCGTGACCGACATGTCCAGCGCACTCCACCACCTGGTGGAGTCGGTGACCGACACGTACACGGTGGTCGCCGAGCACCCCAGGCCCGGCGACATCCGGCCTTCCGTCTGGGAGGTCAACGGGCCTGACGGCGAGAGGTGGTTCGGGAAGCTCCACGCGGGCGCGAAGCTCCACCACCGCGAGGTGACCGCGTACCAGAAGTGGACCGTGGCGCTGGGCGCCGGCCGTGCACCCGAGCTGGTCGCCTCGGACACGCAGACGCGCACCGCCTTGATCACCGCCGTGCCCGGACGCGGTCTCGACACCCTGCGCCTGCCGGCCGAGCAGGAACGGGCGGCCTACGAGCAGGCGGGCGAACTGCTCGCCCGGTTCCACACCGCGGCAGCCGACGAGCCGACGCCGGCAGCGACGGAGGAGGCGTGGGACGAGGCGGTCGCCCAACTGCTGGACCGTACGGCGGCGTACGTGCCGGAGTACGACCTCGCGATCGTGCGCACGCTCGCCGAGGAAGTCCCTCCGAGCCTGCCCCAGGTATCCCAGCACGGCGACTACATGCCCAAAAACTGGATGTGGGACGAGACCGAACAGCGTCTGCGGATCATCGACTTCGAAAGGGCCGAGCTTCTGCCCGCCGCCTACCGGGACCTGAGCCGACTGCGCTACCGGATCCTGCACCACCGCCCGGACCTCAACGCCGCCTTCCACCACGGATACGGTCGGCCCCTCACCACGGAGGAACTCGTCGCATGCCGGGCCTACGGGGCACTGGATGCTCTGGACTCGCTGAACTGGGGGATCAAGCACCGCGACGGCGGCCTGGTCGACGAGGCGCACATCATGCTGGAGAACCTTCGCCTGGAGACCCGCAAGAGGGTGTGGGGCGGGTGGCGTACGTGAACGTCTTCGCTCGAACGTCCGCGGCTCCGCACCTGTTCGGCGATCGTCGCGATGCCTTCACCGTCCTCACCGCCCACTGTGCCTCTGCACGCGAAGGCCTGTGATCTTTGTGGACGAAGCAGGCTGGGGCGAGACGTTGACCGCTGACGTGCTGGAAGACCGGTACGGGCTGGTCGCCGACATCGTCGAACCGGTGCACATGGGTACGGACACCATCAACCGGCGAGTCCTGACGGACGACGGGCTGCGGCTGTACGTCAAGCAGTACCCCTTGATGGCCGACCTGGACGAGGCGCGCAACGCGTGGGACATGTCGGAATACTGCCGGGCCGCGAAGCTCCCCGTTCCGCGGGTGTGGCCCGACACCCACGACAACCTGGTCACCATCGCGGGAGGCAGCGCATGGGCCGTGGTCGACGAGGCTCCCGGACGGGTGAACCCCTCGGCGATGACGGTCCCCCTCGCCGAGCACATCGGCGTCGTCATGGGACGCATGCACCGTGTGCTCGCCGCGTACCCGCTGCCGAAGCGGGTGCAGCAGACCCGCTGGCGGACCGAGCCCGTCGAGGACGCCGTAGCGAAGTGCGACGCCGTGATGGCCAGAGCCACGCGCCAAGGCCACGACCGTCTCGACCACCTACGCGTTGACCTCGACCAGCGGCGTGGGGACCTGCGGGCCCACGTCCACCTGTTGCGGGAACATCTGCCCGAGAGGCTGGCGGAACAGGCACTGCATGCGGATCTCAGCCGCACCAACCTGATCACCCTCGCCGACGCTGTCACCGGCGTCATCGACTTCCGCTGCGCCAGCGCTATGCCGGCCTGGGAGTTGGGGCGGGCGGCGTTCGACCCGCGCACCGTCGCCACCAGCACTGATTGGGCCGCTTGCGCACTGGCGATGGCCAGGGCCTACCGCTCGGAGCACCCCAGCCTCCCGATGCGGGAGGTGCGGGCATGCGCCCGGATCGCGCTGCTGTACATGCTGTTCAGCTTCTACGGCGCCACGACCGCCGAGTACGACCTGCCGGGGGAAGCGGAGGCGGATCTGAAGCGGCACTGGCGCGAGCGTCAGATCACCATCCGCCGCCTGCTCAGTGACCTTGAGGGCATCGAAGACGAGCTCACTGGCCTTGAGGCGAACGGAGACACGTCCTGACTATCCAGCACCTTCCGACTGCGCTGAACGAAACGGCTGACGAGCGACAGCCTCAACCACACACGGCATACAGGGGGACGTCTTGGCGTATCAAACCGCGACCGGTCTGCACCTTGCACTCATCCGCGAACAGCGTGATCCGCTGGGATTCCGTACGACCTCCCTGGCCGGGCACCGCGTTTCGGCGGAGGGCCGGAGCCGATGACAACCATCCCGAAGCCCACCGCGACAACCGCGCCGACCGACGAGGCGGAGGTCTCGGATGAGGAACTGAAGTTCGTCATCCCCGGCGACCGCCGTATCGAGGCCGCCAACGCGATCACGACCCGTGCGATGGCCCGGCGTCTGCCCCAACTGATCCGCCGGTCCCTCGCACTGGGCTGGCAGGTCGACCGCGCCGCAGTCATCGCCCTGCTGTGCGTGCAACTCCTCTCGGGGGTACTTGAAGCGTTTGGGCTGATGGCCACCACCGGGGTGATCAAGCCGCTGATCGCCTCGCAGCACATCAGCGGCGACCAGCTCCGCTCCGCCGTACCTTCCCTTGTCGTCCTGTCGGGGGCCATCGGTCTGCGCGCCCTGCTGGGTATTGCCTCCACCGCGCTGTCGGCCCGGCTGGCCCCGCGTATCGCCCGGGAGGCCGAACTCGAGCTCCTCGACGCGGCGACCAAGGCGGAACTCGCCGCGTACGACAACCCTGGATACAACGACCGCTGGGATGCGGCCGACCGGGGAGTGGAAGTCTCCAGGGACCTCCTCACCCAAGCCCAGTACATCCTCGCCGCATCGGCATCGCTGATCGCCTCAGCGTTTGTCCTGACCGCTGTGCACCCGATCCTTCTGCCGCTGCTCCTCCTGGCGGCCCTGCCGAAGGGCGTGGCCAGCGTACGTGCGGCGCGCATCAGTTACATCGCCTCGCTCGCCACGACCAAGGACCGGCGGCTGCTGGGCATGCTGCGCTGGTACCTGGTCGACAAGCAGATCGCCGACCAGGTCCGCTCCGGCACCATGGCACCGTTCCTGCTCGACAAGTACCGCACGGCCGGGGCGCGGATCGACAGGACCACCGACCAGGCCACCTGGCGCTCGGCCAGGATCTCCCTGGTGGGTGGGGCTGCGGGAGGTCTCGCCCACGCGGTGGTGTGGGTGGCCCTGGCGCTGCTGGTGTCCGCCGGGCAGATCTCGGTCGCCGCCCTCGGCACCGCGTTCCTCGCATTGGGCCGCGTCAGCGCGGGACTGGACGGGGTCGTCGGCTACGGGGCCCAACTCTTCCGTACCGGAATGTACTTGGACGACTGGGCGGACTTCATCGACGAAGCCGGCGGGCATCGCATCGACCGTGGCCCTCAGGCGCCGGCCGCCCCAACCGTCGTATGCGCCGAGAACATTACCTTCCAGTACCCGAGCGCCGACCGTCCCGCCCTCGACGACGTCTCTTTGGAGGTCCGGCGCGGCGAAGTCATCGCGCTGGTGGGCGAAAACGGCTCCGGCAAGACCACCCTCAGCAAGATCCTTTCGGCTCTGTACCTGCCCGATCAAGGAGCCGTCTCCTGGGACGGAACCGACACCAGGGACCTGGACGCGCACGCCACCTGGGAGCGTGTCGCCGTCGTACCGCAGTCCTACGCGAACTGGCCCCTGTCGGCGCGGGAGAACATCACCCTCGGCCAGGCCACCGAGGAAGGGGACGCCGCGGTGCTCGCTGCGGCGCATGCCGCAGGCGCCGACGAAGTCATCGACGGGTTGCGCAGCGGGCTGAACACCCTGCTGGCCAAGGAATGGTGGGGTGGGCAGGAGCTGTCCGGCGGACAGTGGCAGAGGATCGCGCTCGCCCGCGCCTTCCATCGGCCGGCCGGACTGCTCGTCCTGGACGAACCGACCGCCGCCCTCGACCCAAGGGCCGAGCACCGCATCTTCACCGGGCTGCGTCGGCTTGCCGCCGACCGCGCGGTCGTCCTGGTCACCCACAGACTCACCAACGTGACCATCGCCGACCGCATCGTCGTTCTGGACAAAGGCCGCGTCATCCAGCACGGCACCCCCGAGGAGCTGCTGGCCCAGAAGGAAGGCTTGTTCCGCGAACTGTGGGATCTGCAGAACGAGCGCACCGGGCGCGTACCCGCCCCGACCAACTCCGACCAGCACGTCGAGCCAAATCAGTCTGCCCTGTTCTGAGCAGGCGGTGCGGATAGGGAGTTCCGCGAGATCGGGTTGGCCGACGGCGGGCGCATACGTCTTCGAGCACACAGTGCCGCGGCGCCGTTGGCGGCCCGGACGAGAAGACAGTTGCAGTGAACTGTTCACTGAGATTTGCTAGGGGCATGGCGCAGTCAATCTCTCCCCAGGCCCTGGTACGCCAGCGACTGTTCAGGGACATGAGCGTGGAGGAGCTCGCTGCGGCCGTCGGTGTCACGTCACGTGCCGTGCGCCACTGGGAGACGGGAGCACGGGCCGTTGGCGATCGGGCTTTCGGACGGCTGCTGGAGGTGTTGCGCTGTGATGCTCGGGAGTTGACGGGCAACGAGCCAGGCACCGAGACCCTCGCGGACCTGCGCCGCGTCGCGGGCATCAGCACGGAAGAGGCCGCCTCAGTTCTGCGGCGCAAGCGGGGCGCACAGGGTCTGCATCTCAGCGCGGAGAAGATCCGGGACCTGGAACGCGGCCGGCACGTACGCGGCTGGATGTGGCGCTCTCCCGAAACCCTGGGGCAGGTGGCGCGCATATTGGCCCAGGTCTACGGGGTTCCCGTCCGGGTGGTGATGGACGCCTGGCACCGCAGCCGCCCGGACGACCCCCTCCCGGTACTTCCCGCGCGGCAGGCACGAAGGCCGTCCGAGGAATCGATGACCGCCTGGCAGGGTCTCAACGACCGGCAGCGCACCTACCTGACCTGCATCTTCCATCAGGACCAAGAGGCCGAGGAGGAGCAGCGGCAGAACCGCTACGTGGGAGCACGGCGCCAGCCGGCAGTCGAGTGGCGGCGTATGACGCTTGCCCTCTCCGTCCCGTCCGACGTTGTCGGCTACACCCGCATTCAGGAGCGGCTGCGCGAGGCCGGGGTGCATGATCCGGGAGCCGGATCTTCCGTGGCTGCTCTGGAGCGACGCGGCCTGATCCGCGTGTACCGGGACCGGGTGCATCTCGACGGACTAGGGGACGTGCCACGCACCAGGGTTGAGATGACCCGGCGTGGCAGGGCGGTGACCCGCGTGGCGCTCGGTGTCTCCCGCGAAGCGGGACCGCCCGCGCCGCTCCTGTCGCCGTGGTTGTGGAAGATCATGGTCCGTGTCGCACGCGCCGGGGTGCAGGGAGTGGACGGCAGTCTCGCCGGACGTGGACCGCACTACCTCGCGGTGGGGCAGAGCCCCGACGGGCGTACCCCGAGCAGGGGCTTCATCGTCCTTCGGCATCCGGACGGAGTGGCCCACGGGCCATACCGGTGGCTTCTCACCGACTCCGGTCGGCGCCACATCACCGACCACCTCGACGCCTACCGTGCCCTGTATCCCGGTATCGACACCCAGGGGCTCGAAGGTGTTTTCGATTAAGGTCTTCGGGGGAAGGGCCACTGTCAGTGCCCTGTCGTAGGGTTCCGGCTCGTGAAGCAAGCTGATGACACGACAGGCATTCAGCAGACACATGCCCTGCTGGAAATCGTCAAGGCGTTCGCCGTGTGTGAGCACGCGATGGCCAGCGAGGAGCTGGACGGCCCGAAGCGTCTGGACCGGCTCATCGAGGCCCACGGGATCCTGATGGCGGCGTGCGGCCCCGGGCATCTGATCCGCTTCGAGGAACTGCTGGGGAGGCTCACCGGTGACCGGGCAGGCTCCCTGGAGGGGCTGCTGCCTGACTGGATCGACACTCAGGCTCTCGCCGGCGTGCGGTTGATGGACAGTGAGGGGGTCGCCACCGAGGACGGGTTCGACTTCCGGCACGAAGCCCAGCGCGTCATGCGGGCCGCGCAGAAGGTCGGCAAGTTCAGCGGCCAGGTGACGAAACCCAAGCTGGATGACGAGTACAGCCAGGAAGCCGTCTTCAGCGCGATCAAAGGCCCCTTCTACGAGAGGCACCGCACCACGCTGGTGGAGAACCCGACGGTCCTGAAGGGCGGTCTCCCCGACCTCAAGCTGCCGTCCCGGGCGAACGACTTCTACAAGCCGATCTCCCAGTACGCGCAGTACAACGGTTGGTGGTGGCCTTGTCCCGCCTGCCAGTGGCCGATGAAGGTGGCAGCCACTCGTTCTGGTGCACGCATCCAGGGCAGGGTGCGGTGCCTGTATCCCTGGCACGAGGAGACCGGCGCGTCCTACGAGTTCGTCGTGACCGCTCGGAAGAAGTCGGCACCCACCCTGAGCCCGACGTTTGGGTGC encodes the following:
- a CDS encoding amino acid permease; translation: MSRVGASHRASFRKSDDAYLRELGYEPVLTRRMGPFGNFAISFSVISVLSGCMTLYGFGLNTGGPSVMLWGWVVVGAMVMFIGAALAEVTSAYPTSGALYYQAEQLGGRKWGWYTGWLNLLGLLGAIAGIDYGAALFAGALFNLQWGFVPTPGKIMVIFLCILALHLALNLLGVRLVSILNSISVWWHLGGVTVIVGALAIVPSHHQSSDFVFGEFVNNTGWSPLYAAVLGLLLAQYTFCGYDASAHLSEETTDAQVSASRGIIHAIGWSWLAGFVLLAGLTFAIQDYAGTVGTATGVPPAQIFLDALGVAGAKALLLVVIIAQLCCGNAETAAASRMVFAFSRDGALPGSHLWRQVDRRTGTPRMAVLLAVVCAAVLALPSLYSPVAYAAITSINVVGITPAYAIPIYLRVKNRDRFRPGPWNLGNWGVAVGTIAVVWVVFVTVLFCLPQTRPADGGLVSVETFNYAPIALLVVLALAWAWWRKQGSSYEVPAQNFDRSAATYENEVV
- a CDS encoding XRE family transcriptional regulator produces the protein MAQSISPQALVRQRLFRDMSVEELAAAVGVTSRAVRHWETGARAVGDRAFGRLLEVLRCDARELTGNEPGTETLADLRRVAGISTEEAASVLRRKRGAQGLHLSAEKIRDLERGRHVRGWMWRSPETLGQVARILAQVYGVPVRVVMDAWHRSRPDDPLPVLPARQARRPSEESMTAWQGLNDRQRTYLTCIFHQDQEAEEEQRQNRYVGARRQPAVEWRRMTLALSVPSDVVGYTRIQERLREAGVHDPGAGSSVAALERRGLIRVYRDRVHLDGLGDVPRTRVEMTRRGRAVTRVALGVSREAGPPAPLLSPWLWKIMVRVARAGVQGVDGSLAGRGPHYLAVGQSPDGRTPSRGFIVLRHPDGVAHGPYRWLLTDSGRRHITDHLDAYRALYPGIDTQGLEGVFD
- a CDS encoding helix-turn-helix transcriptional regulator codes for the protein MNARPTRPPATLPLTPAQLRIVRKVADGESTNAIASELSISVGTINVQLKHCGQKLGVRGRAAVVHACFVTGQLQRPETAASPEVFSETEIETWRMVAIGATSQEFADRARISRDSALARARALRERVKAENDPHLVTLGWSCEVLDESLTEMASGTVLRVPTPR
- a CDS encoding ABC transporter ATP-binding protein — encoded protein: MTTIPKPTATTAPTDEAEVSDEELKFVIPGDRRIEAANAITTRAMARRLPQLIRRSLALGWQVDRAAVIALLCVQLLSGVLEAFGLMATTGVIKPLIASQHISGDQLRSAVPSLVVLSGAIGLRALLGIASTALSARLAPRIAREAELELLDAATKAELAAYDNPGYNDRWDAADRGVEVSRDLLTQAQYILAASASLIASAFVLTAVHPILLPLLLLAALPKGVASVRAARISYIASLATTKDRRLLGMLRWYLVDKQIADQVRSGTMAPFLLDKYRTAGARIDRTTDQATWRSARISLVGGAAGGLAHAVVWVALALLVSAGQISVAALGTAFLALGRVSAGLDGVVGYGAQLFRTGMYLDDWADFIDEAGGHRIDRGPQAPAAPTVVCAENITFQYPSADRPALDDVSLEVRRGEVIALVGENGSGKTTLSKILSALYLPDQGAVSWDGTDTRDLDAHATWERVAVVPQSYANWPLSARENITLGQATEEGDAAVLAAAHAAGADEVIDGLRSGLNTLLAKEWWGGQELSGGQWQRIALARAFHRPAGLLVLDEPTAALDPRAEHRIFTGLRRLAADRAVVLVTHRLTNVTIADRIVVLDKGRVIQHGTPEELLAQKEGLFRELWDLQNERTGRVPAPTNSDQHVEPNQSALF
- a CDS encoding aminoglycoside phosphotransferase family protein; its protein translation is MSSALHHLVESVTDTYTVVAEHPRPGDIRPSVWEVNGPDGERWFGKLHAGAKLHHREVTAYQKWTVALGAGRAPELVASDTQTRTALITAVPGRGLDTLRLPAEQERAAYEQAGELLARFHTAAADEPTPAATEEAWDEAVAQLLDRTAAYVPEYDLAIVRTLAEEVPPSLPQVSQHGDYMPKNWMWDETEQRLRIIDFERAELLPAAYRDLSRLRYRILHHRPDLNAAFHHGYGRPLTTEELVACRAYGALDALDSLNWGIKHRDGGLVDEAHIMLENLRLETRKRVWGGWRT
- a CDS encoding phosphotransferase gives rise to the protein MIFVDEAGWGETLTADVLEDRYGLVADIVEPVHMGTDTINRRVLTDDGLRLYVKQYPLMADLDEARNAWDMSEYCRAAKLPVPRVWPDTHDNLVTIAGGSAWAVVDEAPGRVNPSAMTVPLAEHIGVVMGRMHRVLAAYPLPKRVQQTRWRTEPVEDAVAKCDAVMARATRQGHDRLDHLRVDLDQRRGDLRAHVHLLREHLPERLAEQALHADLSRTNLITLADAVTGVIDFRCASAMPAWELGRAAFDPRTVATSTDWAACALAMARAYRSEHPSLPMREVRACARIALLYMLFSFYGATTAEYDLPGEAEADLKRHWRERQITIRRLLSDLEGIEDELTGLEANGDTS
- a CDS encoding glutamine synthetase family protein, encoding MTRTTSGNGTVARLAAASVPEHGERSEKAFALSDLRNLVKSGAIDTVLLAVPDLQGRLKGKRYDAGHFLQRVAHHGAEVCAYILATDVDMSPADGFELTSWETGYQDLTVRPDLATLRIVPWMPRTVVVLGHAVHECGTPIGIAPRQILQHQLTRLARHGLHAKTGIETEFVLYKGTYMDAEQAGYQALQPLSTENLDYSLDHDPVSDRFFRRLHRALAGAGMPVEAIKTEAGPGQVEVTFPYGPALAACDQHLLFKHAVRALGQRARLTPTFMAAPETGRANGMHLHVSLWSKNLSQLHAPDDEFEPSPTGRYAIAGLLAGLPELGPFYAPNVNSYKRFTPGSFAPTTVSWGRDNRTCAVRVVGRGEGLHLEIRVPGADANPYLALSAVLAAMDHGIERRLPLEAEEMGNAYRTGGAPLPATLTDALSSFENSAFARAAFGDDVIEHRARLARLELDHDLRTVTDAERRRWLTRA